In a genomic window of Chryseobacterium sp. G0162:
- the argH gene encoding argininosuccinate lyase, translated as MKKIWQKDDLATNILVNNFTVGKDLDFDERLAKYDVKGSMAHCIMLAETGIISHEESEQMLVVLNDILQQIENGNFEIDKEAEDIHSQVEAILITKLGDTGKKIHTARSRNDQVLLDIKLYLLDEIREITALTDEFFQVLIQLANQHKNVLLPGYTHLQIAMPSSFGLWFGAYAEALLDDVEMLFSTKNIINKNPLGSAAGYGSSFPINRESTTYNLGFQSMNYNSVYAQMTRGKSEKMLAMAMATLAGTLGKFAYDVCLYLNQNFDFISFPKEFTTGSSIMPHKKNPDIFELVRARCNRIQALPNELILLTNNLPSGYHRDVQLTKEILFPAIDSLKECLEILSYTLPNIQVKDGILEDEKYKYLFSVEKINEEVKSGSSFRDAYVKVGQEIENNEFEFEPGSLDHTHQGSIGNLCLDKIEYQFNKLKNKLLG; from the coding sequence ATGAAAAAAATATGGCAAAAGGATGACCTGGCCACCAATATATTAGTCAATAACTTTACCGTAGGAAAAGACCTTGACTTTGATGAACGTTTAGCCAAATATGATGTTAAAGGTTCTATGGCACATTGTATAATGCTTGCAGAAACCGGAATTATTTCTCATGAAGAATCCGAGCAGATGCTGGTAGTATTAAATGATATTTTACAGCAAATTGAAAATGGCAATTTTGAAATTGATAAAGAAGCTGAGGATATCCATTCTCAGGTAGAAGCAATCCTGATTACAAAATTAGGAGATACGGGAAAGAAAATTCACACGGCAAGATCAAGAAATGATCAGGTTTTATTAGATATAAAATTATATTTACTAGATGAAATCCGTGAAATTACCGCATTGACCGATGAATTTTTCCAGGTTTTGATTCAATTGGCAAATCAGCATAAAAATGTGCTGCTTCCCGGGTATACGCATTTGCAGATTGCGATGCCTTCATCCTTCGGATTGTGGTTTGGAGCATATGCAGAAGCCCTTTTGGATGATGTTGAAATGTTGTTCTCAACAAAAAATATCATTAATAAAAATCCGCTGGGTTCAGCAGCAGGTTATGGTTCATCTTTCCCGATCAACCGTGAAAGTACTACTTATAATCTGGGGTTTCAGTCCATGAACTATAATTCAGTCTATGCACAGATGACTCGTGGAAAATCTGAGAAGATGCTGGCAATGGCAATGGCAACTTTAGCAGGAACTTTAGGGAAATTTGCATATGATGTATGCCTGTATCTGAATCAGAACTTTGATTTTATCAGCTTTCCAAAAGAATTTACAACAGGAAGCAGCATTATGCCACATAAAAAGAATCCGGATATTTTCGAATTGGTTCGTGCACGATGCAACAGAATTCAGGCGTTGCCTAATGAATTGATCCTGTTGACAAACAATCTGCCATCAGGATACCACAGAGATGTACAGTTGACTAAGGAAATTTTATTCCCGGCTATTGATTCATTAAAGGAATGTCTTGAGATCTTAAGCTATACCTTGCCCAATATTCAGGTAAAAGACGGAATTCTCGAGGACGAAAAATATAAATACCTGTTCAGTGTAGAGAAGATTAATGAAGAAGTGAAAAGCGGAAGTTCTTTCCGTGATGCTTATGTAAAAGTGGGACAGGAGATTGAAAACAATGAGTTTGAATTCGAACCGGGAAGTTTAGATCATACTCACCAGGGAAGTATAGGAAATCTATGCCTGGATAAAATAGAATACCAGTTTAATAAACTGAAGAATAAATTATTAGGTTAA
- a CDS encoding M20 family metallo-hydrolase yields the protein MQELKSVYNKEELLNNAVELLKKLIEIPSFSKDEFNTSVEIENFFKKHQIPTKRFKNNIWAVNKNFDVFKPSVLLNTHHDTVKPNKAYTLDPFVPVEKDGKLFGLGSNDAGASLVSMAQVFLHFYEKEDLEYNLVIALTAEEEISGFDGIEALFPQLPNIELAIVGEPTQMNLAIAEKGLLVIDGEMKGTPSHAAHPNDDNSIIKCMADLQGILNFKFPKVSDYLGEVKVTLSGIHAGVQHNVVPESCHFTLDVRVTDEYSNKEAFEMIQSQMKSALTARSFRLNSSKIEMDHPFVKAGLEIGRTTYGSPTSSDQAIIPCTSVKLGPGDSRRSHTADEFIYINEIEEGIDIYIQILEKVL from the coding sequence ATGCAGGAACTGAAATCTGTTTATAATAAAGAAGAATTATTGAATAATGCTGTTGAGCTGCTTAAAAAGCTGATTGAAATTCCTTCGTTCAGTAAAGATGAATTCAATACGTCGGTAGAGATTGAAAACTTTTTTAAAAAGCATCAAATTCCGACGAAGCGTTTTAAAAATAATATTTGGGCGGTCAATAAAAACTTTGATGTATTTAAGCCTTCAGTTTTATTGAATACACATCATGATACGGTAAAACCTAATAAAGCTTACACACTTGATCCATTTGTACCGGTTGAAAAAGACGGTAAACTTTTCGGGTTGGGCAGTAATGATGCCGGAGCTTCTCTGGTTTCTATGGCGCAGGTTTTTTTACATTTTTATGAGAAAGAAGATTTAGAATATAATTTAGTGATTGCGTTGACAGCAGAGGAGGAGATTTCAGGTTTTGACGGAATCGAGGCTCTGTTTCCACAGTTGCCAAATATAGAGCTTGCCATTGTAGGAGAACCCACGCAGATGAATCTGGCAATAGCTGAAAAGGGACTGTTGGTGATTGACGGAGAAATGAAAGGAACTCCTTCTCATGCTGCTCATCCTAATGATGATAATTCCATTATCAAATGTATGGCGGATCTTCAGGGAATATTAAACTTTAAATTTCCGAAGGTTTCAGACTATCTGGGCGAAGTAAAAGTAACCCTGTCCGGAATTCATGCCGGAGTACAGCATAATGTAGTACCGGAGTCCTGTCATTTCACACTGGATGTAAGGGTAACGGATGAATATTCCAATAAGGAAGCCTTTGAAATGATCCAGTCCCAGATGAAATCAGCACTTACGGCAAGGTCTTTCAGGTTGAATTCTTCAAAAATAGAGATGGATCACCCGTTTGTTAAAGCCGGACTGGAAATAGGAAGGACAACCTATGGTTCACCAACGTCTTCAGATCAGGCGATTATCCCGTGTACATCTGTGAAATTAGGACCTGGAGACAGTAGGCGCTCGCATACAGCGGATGAATTTATCTATATCAATGAAATCGAAGAAGGTATTGATATTTACATCCAGATTTTGGAAAAAGTGTTATAA
- the argB gene encoding acetylglutamate kinase: MKQKIYIIKIGGALIDDERLLDQFLDQFSEIKEKKILVHGGGKLATTLADKLGIEQKMINGRRITDKDTLDIVTMVYAGGINKNIVEKLQQKKCNAIGFSGADGNLIKAKKREHSEIDFGFVGDVNKKSVNKKLVSKLIKLDLIPVFSAITHDRKGNLFNTNADTIASVIAQALSEKYEVELLYCFDKNGVLENVDDPESLIKSISEDDFTALKEEGKLHKGILPKLENALGAIKNNVNKVFLIKETELKNHIENHHAGTEICL, translated from the coding sequence ATGAAACAGAAAATATACATCATAAAAATAGGCGGAGCGCTCATTGATGATGAACGATTACTGGATCAGTTTTTAGATCAGTTTTCCGAAATTAAAGAAAAGAAGATCCTTGTGCATGGCGGAGGTAAGTTAGCCACAACATTGGCTGATAAGCTAGGCATAGAGCAGAAGATGATTAACGGAAGGAGGATTACGGATAAAGATACATTGGATATTGTAACGATGGTGTATGCTGGTGGAATCAATAAAAATATTGTTGAAAAACTACAGCAGAAAAAATGCAATGCTATTGGGTTTTCCGGGGCAGATGGAAATCTGATTAAAGCAAAAAAAAGAGAGCATTCGGAAATAGATTTTGGATTTGTAGGAGATGTCAATAAGAAAAGTGTGAATAAAAAGCTTGTTTCAAAATTGATTAAACTGGATCTTATTCCTGTATTTTCTGCTATCACGCATGATAGAAAAGGAAACCTTTTTAATACCAATGCAGATACTATTGCCTCTGTAATTGCGCAGGCTCTGTCTGAGAAATATGAAGTAGAACTCCTGTATTGTTTTGATAAAAATGGAGTCCTGGAAAATGTAGATGATCCCGAATCTCTTATCAAAAGTATTTCCGAAGATGATTTTACAGCATTGAAGGAAGAAGGAAAGCTTCACAAAGGGATTTTACCCAAATTAGAGAATGCTCTTGGAGCTATAAAGAATAATGTAAATAAGGTGTTTCTGATTAAAGAAACAGAATTAAAAAACCATATAGAGAATCATCATGCAGGAACTGAAATCTGTTTATAA
- a CDS encoding N-acetylornithine carbamoyltransferase — MKKFTAVSDVENLQEIIKKALEIKANPLSETEKGKGKTIGLVFLNSSLRTRLSSQIAAQNLGLNVLTLNAAQEAWNLEFADGAVMNGDTVEHIKDAIEVLNQYCDIIAVRCFAGMKSKEDDVNESILSQFEQHAKVPVISLESATRHPLQSLADCITITENWKEDRKPKVVLTWAPHIKPIAHAVGNSFAEWMQEMDVELVITNPEGYDLDPAFIKDTKVIHNQEEALKDADFIYVKNWSSFDDYAAMPEVKEDWMLTNEKLANTNQAKVMHCLPVRRNVELSDEVMDGENSIIYQQAKNRIFSAQAVFSEILDNIK; from the coding sequence ATGAAAAAATTCACTGCTGTAAGTGATGTAGAAAACTTACAGGAAATCATAAAAAAAGCTTTAGAAATTAAAGCGAACCCACTTTCAGAAACAGAAAAAGGAAAGGGGAAAACTATAGGACTTGTATTCTTAAACTCAAGCTTAAGAACCCGTTTAAGCAGTCAGATTGCAGCACAAAACCTTGGTCTAAATGTATTGACTTTAAACGCAGCGCAGGAAGCATGGAATCTTGAGTTTGCAGATGGTGCGGTGATGAACGGAGATACAGTGGAGCATATCAAAGACGCTATTGAAGTTTTAAATCAATATTGTGATATCATCGCTGTTCGTTGTTTTGCTGGAATGAAAAGTAAGGAAGATGATGTAAATGAAAGCATTCTGAGTCAGTTTGAACAACATGCAAAAGTTCCTGTTATCTCTTTAGAATCAGCAACGCGTCATCCTTTGCAAAGTCTGGCAGACTGTATTACGATTACAGAAAACTGGAAAGAAGACCGTAAACCGAAAGTGGTATTAACCTGGGCACCGCATATCAAACCGATTGCTCATGCTGTAGGAAATTCCTTTGCAGAATGGATGCAGGAAATGGATGTTGAATTAGTAATCACTAATCCTGAAGGGTATGATTTGGATCCGGCTTTTATAAAAGATACAAAAGTGATTCATAATCAGGAGGAAGCCTTGAAAGATGCAGATTTTATCTATGTGAAAAACTGGTCTTCGTTTGATGATTATGCAGCAATGCCTGAAGTAAAGGAAGATTGGATGCTGACTAACGAAAAACTGGCGAATACCAACCAGGCAAAAGTAATGCACTGCCTTCCGGTTCGCCGTAATGTAGAATTAAGCGATGAAGTAATGGACGGAGAAAATTCAATCATCTACCAACAGGCAAAGAACCGTATTTTCTCAGCACAGGCAGTCTTCAGCGAAATTCTAGACAATATAAAATAA
- a CDS encoding aspartate aminotransferase family protein, with product MNLFNVYPLFNINPVKAQGSFLWDDKGEKYLDFYGGHAVISIGHNHPHYQNKLKEQLEKISFYSNSVQNELQAELAEKLGKLSGYEDYNLFLCNSGAEANENALKLASFHNGKSKVLYFSGSFHGRTSAAVSVTDNPKIVAPVNFSERFIKSDWNDIEQLEETFAIHGNEISSVIIEGIQGVGGIMIPTTEFLSKIKELCDQYDTVLILDEVQSGYGRSGYFFAHQEFGIQADIITTAKGMGNGFPVGGVLISPKFQASNGLLGTTFGGNHLACVASIAVLDVMKDENLIENTQQMGEYIENEIKDLPHIKSIRRKGLMIGIELDRDCSEVRKSLLFDHHIFTGNSNDKSVLRILPALNIKKEETDLFINALKTVLENIED from the coding sequence ATGAATTTATTCAACGTATATCCATTATTCAACATAAATCCGGTTAAAGCTCAGGGATCTTTCCTTTGGGATGATAAAGGTGAAAAATATCTTGATTTTTACGGAGGACATGCTGTTATTTCTATCGGGCACAATCATCCGCATTATCAAAATAAATTAAAAGAACAGCTAGAGAAAATTTCTTTCTATTCTAACTCAGTTCAGAATGAATTACAGGCAGAGCTGGCTGAAAAACTTGGGAAGCTTTCAGGATATGAAGACTACAATCTTTTCCTGTGTAATTCAGGAGCAGAAGCTAATGAGAATGCATTGAAATTGGCTTCTTTTCACAATGGAAAAAGTAAAGTGCTTTATTTCTCAGGGTCATTTCACGGGAGAACTTCCGCAGCTGTTTCTGTAACGGATAACCCAAAGATTGTTGCTCCGGTGAATTTTTCAGAACGATTCATTAAATCTGATTGGAATGACATTGAGCAGCTTGAAGAAACCTTTGCAATACACGGAAATGAAATTTCTTCCGTAATTATTGAAGGAATTCAGGGTGTAGGAGGAATTATGATTCCAACAACAGAATTTTTATCTAAAATTAAAGAATTATGTGATCAATATGATACGGTTTTGATTTTAGATGAAGTACAATCAGGATATGGAAGAAGCGGATACTTCTTTGCTCATCAGGAATTCGGGATTCAAGCAGATATTATTACCACAGCTAAAGGAATGGGAAATGGATTTCCGGTTGGCGGGGTTTTAATCAGTCCTAAATTTCAGGCTAGTAATGGTCTGTTGGGGACAACATTTGGTGGAAATCATTTAGCTTGTGTAGCTTCTATTGCTGTTCTGGATGTAATGAAAGATGAAAATCTTATCGAAAATACTCAGCAAATGGGTGAGTATATTGAAAATGAAATTAAAGATTTGCCCCATATTAAATCCATCCGAAGGAAAGGATTGATGATTGGAATAGAACTCGACAGGGACTGTTCAGAGGTAAGGAAAAGCTTACTTTTTGATCATCACATTTTCACAGGAAACTCAAACGATAAAAGTGTTTTAAGGATTCTTCCGGCACTTAATATCAAAAAAGAGGAAACGGATCTTTTTATCAATGCTTTGAAAACAGTATTAGAAAATATTGAAGATTAA
- the argC gene encoding N-acetyl-gamma-glutamyl-phosphate reductase produces MKKTVGIVGANGYTGSELIRLLAFHPHVTLSFLYSRSNSGTRISDLYPDLTTVCEQVLTDKPEEVDILFLCLPHKESQNWLTQNPVKEEALVIDLGNDFRLDGNFENRNFIYGLPEINKKQLSGSKSIANPGCFATAIQLALLPLAEKEVLDEVFTTGITGSTGAGQSLQATTHFTWRNDNVSAYKTLTHQHVDEILQQIVLFNHKNVSLNFVPWRGDFARGIFTSSTMKTDLGLSDIYQLYQDFYAEAPFVTVSEKAIDLKQVVNTNRCVIQIEKSGNVAVIHSAIDNLLKGASGQAVQNMNIAMGWEENTGLNLKPIAF; encoded by the coding sequence ATGAAAAAAACAGTAGGAATAGTTGGTGCCAATGGTTATACAGGAAGCGAGCTAATACGTTTGCTGGCTTTCCATCCCCATGTGACATTGAGTTTTTTATATAGTCGTTCGAATTCGGGAACAAGAATTTCTGATCTGTACCCGGATTTAACGACCGTTTGTGAACAGGTTCTGACGGATAAGCCTGAGGAGGTGGATATTCTTTTTTTATGTCTTCCTCATAAAGAAAGTCAGAATTGGTTAACTCAAAATCCGGTTAAAGAAGAAGCCCTGGTTATTGATTTAGGAAATGACTTCCGTTTGGATGGAAATTTTGAAAACAGAAATTTTATCTACGGATTACCGGAAATCAATAAAAAACAACTGTCGGGTTCAAAAAGTATTGCCAATCCAGGATGTTTTGCTACAGCAATTCAATTGGCATTATTACCATTAGCTGAAAAGGAAGTTTTGGATGAAGTTTTCACAACAGGGATTACAGGATCTACAGGAGCGGGACAGTCTTTACAGGCAACCACACATTTTACCTGGAGAAATGATAATGTATCAGCTTATAAAACGTTGACTCATCAACATGTAGATGAAATTTTACAACAAATAGTTTTGTTTAATCATAAAAATGTCAGCCTGAATTTTGTACCATGGAGAGGGGATTTTGCAAGAGGGATTTTTACAAGTTCTACAATGAAAACAGATTTGGGACTTTCTGACATCTATCAATTGTATCAGGATTTTTATGCAGAAGCACCGTTTGTTACGGTAAGTGAAAAGGCAATTGATTTAAAGCAGGTTGTCAATACCAATCGCTGTGTGATCCAAATTGAAAAGAGTGGAAATGTTGCCGTTATTCACTCAGCGATTGACAATTTGTTGAAAGGAGCTTCAGGACAAGCTGTACAAAATATGAATATTGCGATGGGCTGGGAAGAAAATACAGGCTTGAATCTGAAACCGATAGCATTTTAA
- the argG gene encoding argininosuccinate synthase, whose amino-acid sequence MNKKVILAFSGGLDTSYCAKYLSETLGYDVYAVTVNTGGFSKEEEKELERKALNLGVKEYRCVDAQEDYYNSCVKYLIFGNVLKNNTYPLSVSAERTIQAQEIAKYAIEVGADAIAHGSTGAGNDQVRFDLIFQVMCPNIEIITPIRDMALSREEEIEFLKSHGYEMEFHKAQYSVNKGLWGTSVGGKETLTSRNYLPEEAFPSQVQETQPSALEIEFKNGEVVTVNGESFEHSVYAIQKIEELASAYGIGRDIHVGDTIVGIKGRVGFEAAAASVIIKAHHLLEKHTLSKYQQMMKSQLSDWYGNWLHEALFLDPVMRNIESFLTDSQKTVSGKVFVTLHPYRFVLNGIESNHDLMSDKFGSYGEANRAWTGEDVKGYTKIVSNSLNIYHQINQNIN is encoded by the coding sequence ATGAACAAGAAAGTCATCTTAGCGTTTAGTGGAGGTTTAGATACTTCCTACTGTGCAAAATATCTTAGTGAGACTCTAGGGTATGATGTGTATGCGGTTACTGTAAATACCGGAGGTTTTTCCAAAGAAGAAGAAAAAGAACTGGAAAGAAAAGCTTTAAACCTTGGAGTAAAAGAGTACAGGTGCGTAGACGCTCAGGAAGATTATTACAATTCTTGCGTGAAGTATTTAATTTTCGGAAATGTGCTGAAAAATAACACATATCCTCTTTCTGTAAGTGCTGAACGTACGATTCAGGCGCAGGAAATTGCAAAATATGCCATTGAAGTGGGAGCAGATGCTATTGCCCATGGAAGTACAGGAGCTGGGAACGATCAGGTTCGTTTTGATCTGATTTTTCAGGTGATGTGCCCAAATATTGAAATCATTACGCCGATCCGTGATATGGCTTTGTCCCGTGAAGAAGAAATTGAGTTTTTGAAAAGCCACGGATATGAAATGGAATTCCATAAAGCACAATATTCAGTGAATAAAGGACTTTGGGGAACTTCTGTAGGAGGGAAAGAGACTTTGACATCAAGAAACTATCTTCCGGAAGAAGCTTTTCCGTCTCAGGTTCAGGAAACTCAACCTTCAGCATTAGAAATTGAGTTTAAAAATGGAGAAGTGGTAACGGTAAATGGTGAGAGCTTTGAACATTCTGTATATGCTATCCAAAAAATAGAAGAGTTGGCTTCTGCATACGGAATCGGACGTGACATCCATGTAGGAGATACGATTGTAGGAATCAAAGGAAGAGTAGGATTTGAAGCGGCAGCAGCTTCAGTGATTATCAAAGCGCATCATTTATTGGAGAAACATACGCTTTCAAAATACCAGCAAATGATGAAATCTCAGTTGTCTGACTGGTATGGAAACTGGCTTCACGAAGCACTTTTCTTGGATCCTGTGATGAGGAATATTGAATCTTTCTTAACGGATTCCCAGAAAACAGTGAGCGGAAAAGTATTTGTAACCCTTCATCCATACCGATTTGTTTTAAACGGAATTGAATCCAATCACGATTTAATGTCGGATAAATTCGGAAGCTATGGAGAAGCTAACAGAGCGTGGACAGGAGAAGATGTAAAAGGATATACCAAGATTGTGAGTAATTCTTTAAATATATATCACCAGATTAACCAAAATATCAACTAG
- a CDS encoding GNAT family N-acetyltransferase: protein MEIEISSCEHLMYVSEIQQEMYDSAQRRGTGIAKRSIEYLSKKISEGNAVVATENGEWVGFCYIETWSHGKFVANSGLIVSPKFRHGGVATQIKHKVFQLSREKYPEAKVFGLTTGLAVMKINSDLGYKPVIYSELTQDEEFWSGCKNCVNYEILMKKERKNCLCTAMLFVPENVKKDKVVNNQPDNNKVNSVVNEQPEIKYCNEQESHLSV, encoded by the coding sequence ATGGAAATAGAAATTTCCTCATGCGAACATCTAATGTATGTGAGTGAAATACAGCAGGAAATGTATGATTCTGCACAGCGCAGAGGAACGGGAATCGCAAAACGTTCCATAGAATATTTGAGTAAGAAGATTTCAGAGGGCAATGCTGTGGTAGCCACTGAAAACGGTGAGTGGGTAGGCTTCTGTTATATAGAGACCTGGTCACATGGGAAGTTTGTGGCTAATTCGGGATTGATTGTATCTCCCAAATTCAGGCATGGTGGAGTAGCTACTCAGATTAAGCATAAAGTTTTCCAGTTATCTAGAGAAAAATATCCGGAAGCAAAAGTATTCGGATTAACAACAGGTCTTGCGGTAATGAAAATCAACAGTGATTTAGGATACAAGCCGGTCATCTATTCTGAACTGACTCAGGATGAGGAGTTCTGGAGCGGTTGTAAGAACTGTGTGAATTATGAAATTTTAATGAAAAAGGAACGTAAAAACTGCCTTTGTACAGCAATGCTTTTCGTTCCTGAAAATGTGAAAAAAGATAAGGTTGTAAACAATCAGCCTGATAATAATAAAGTAAACAGTGTTGTGAATGAGCAACCAGAAATTAAATATTGCAATGAACAAGAAAGTCATCTTAGCGTTTAG
- a CDS encoding helix-turn-helix domain-containing protein, whose translation MENICPKCKSNKVVKSGIVNEKQRFLCKSCNYYFTVKKLGKQIDDYYVTKALQLYLEGLSYREIERIIGVSHVTISSWIKKYNITRPPHSEFHPVYKILKQNELIEYIAQEDNIKNSGIIITQFADKYMLIKWERFKK comes from the coding sequence ATGGAAAATATATGCCCTAAATGCAAGAGTAACAAAGTAGTTAAAAGTGGTATCGTTAATGAAAAACAAAGGTTTCTCTGCAAGAGCTGCAACTATTATTTTACTGTTAAAAAACTGGGAAAACAGATTGATGACTATTATGTCACCAAAGCATTACAGCTCTATCTTGAAGGGCTAAGCTACCGTGAAATCGAAAGAATCATAGGAGTTTCCCATGTCACGATAAGTTCATGGATCAAAAAATATAATATTACAAGACCTCCTCATTCCGAATTCCATCCTGTATATAAAATACTGAAACAAAATGAATTAATTGAATATATTGCTCAGGAGGACAATATCAAAAACTCAGGGATTATTATTACTCAGTTTGCAGATAAATATATGTTGATTAAATGGGAAAGATTTAAGAAGTAA
- a CDS encoding porin has translation MKKLLTFIGVALISGSMYSQGSPDYGSGLKINLNPEGDKFIRFILWDQLWLRNSAMNPGSMVGNEPTDNTWNLGNRRLRALTYAQISKRYMILLHFGINNQTFINGGATGTSGTGGYGNGKKTQMFFHDAWNEYAVILPGEAGKFSLSLGAGLHYYMGLSRMTMASTLNFLTVDSPVFSWPLIDNSDQFGRQIGMFAKGKYGKLEYRFSLNKPFATDLAPANVTDPSKAVAVDNNGNPSFSKAGYVEYQFLDEESNTLPFKVGSYLGTKKVFNVGAGFYHQADGTRTSVNSNVEKHDITLFAVDAFADIPLGEAKNKMAVSAYAGYYNYNFGPNYVRNLGTMNIAATDPNFIGNKAIAGPGNLQPTIGTGNIIYAQAGLLLPSQAEKPKIRIQPFAAYTHKNFEAFDKSSSQFDVGANWFIDGHHAKITTQYSTRPVYTSPSESPSSKGEFIVQFQIYL, from the coding sequence ATGAAGAAATTACTTACATTCATTGGAGTAGCCTTAATTAGCGGATCTATGTATTCGCAGGGTTCTCCTGATTACGGCAGTGGATTAAAAATAAACCTCAACCCTGAGGGAGACAAATTCATCAGATTTATTTTATGGGATCAGCTGTGGCTAAGAAACAGCGCAATGAATCCCGGAAGCATGGTTGGAAATGAACCAACAGACAACACATGGAACCTGGGAAACAGACGATTACGCGCTTTAACATATGCACAAATCTCCAAACGATATATGATTCTTCTTCATTTTGGGATCAATAATCAGACTTTCATTAACGGAGGTGCTACAGGTACTTCAGGAACAGGAGGGTATGGAAACGGAAAGAAAACCCAGATGTTTTTTCATGACGCCTGGAATGAATATGCAGTTATTTTACCTGGAGAAGCAGGAAAATTCAGTTTATCTTTAGGAGCCGGACTTCATTACTACATGGGACTTTCCCGTATGACCATGGCCTCCACTCTTAATTTCCTTACGGTAGATTCTCCGGTATTCTCCTGGCCATTAATTGATAATTCGGATCAGTTTGGAAGACAAATCGGAATGTTCGCCAAGGGGAAATACGGAAAACTAGAGTATCGTTTTAGTTTAAATAAACCTTTTGCTACAGATCTTGCTCCTGCCAACGTAACCGATCCATCAAAAGCTGTAGCTGTAGACAATAATGGAAATCCAAGTTTCTCAAAAGCAGGATATGTGGAATATCAATTTCTTGATGAGGAATCCAACACATTACCCTTCAAAGTAGGGTCTTATTTGGGAACAAAGAAGGTTTTCAATGTAGGAGCCGGGTTTTACCATCAGGCAGACGGCACCAGAACTTCCGTAAATTCAAATGTTGAAAAACACGACATTACTCTTTTCGCAGTAGATGCTTTCGCAGATATTCCTTTAGGAGAAGCAAAAAACAAAATGGCCGTTTCGGCTTACGCAGGATATTATAATTACAATTTCGGCCCAAACTATGTAAGAAATCTGGGAACAATGAATATTGCAGCAACAGATCCTAATTTCATTGGCAACAAAGCCATCGCAGGGCCAGGAAATCTACAACCCACCATCGGAACAGGCAATATTATCTACGCACAGGCTGGTTTACTGTTACCAAGTCAGGCAGAAAAGCCAAAGATCAGAATACAACCTTTTGCAGCTTATACTCATAAAAACTTTGAAGCTTTTGATAAATCATCTTCTCAGTTTGATGTTGGAGCCAATTGGTTTATTGATGGACATCACGCAAAAATCACTACGCAATATTCTACAAGACCGGTTTACACAAGTCCTTCTGAAAGCCCATCTTCAAAAGGAGAATTCATTGTGCAATTCCAGATCTATTTATAA